In one Oscillospiraceae bacterium genomic region, the following are encoded:
- a CDS encoding dehydrogenase translates to MDYIGKQVCRKDACLHVTGKTEFGADRRLPGMLVCRAFRSDQIHARLLSLDVSAARLMPGVACVITAEDIPGVNLHGLHKLDQPVLIPVGGILRMQGEPLAVVAAEEMSTVEAAIALIHAAYEPLPILSDPELAAQPGAPRIHPEQFAKEYEYHCGNVAAGFAQADVVVEHTQHVPRQEHAYLEPEAGISYYDYDGILTSYSPSQEPFNIRHQIARTLGLPVHKVRAIVPPLGGSFGGKQNMTVHLHSALVTFLTGRPAQMIWTREESMVLSTKRHPGVFHYRLGAKRSGELVALQADFLLDAGAYTEHSPGVTTAAGIAAAGPYRVPNAQVTGRSVYTNNPISGAFRGYGGPQANAALERAMHVLADRLGMDPIALRRVNALRQGDPVANDWMVTDSPVTLEETMNRVLEAAGPMPPPTRPGRRVGRGIACGIPQFDVSAKPYNSLTGAGAEVELLFDGTFQVRTGIVEMGTGIRTALAQIVAQEMDVPLEQIDVVLGDTALVPKAGPTVASRAMYCAGNAVLQAVTDLRGRLFRRAGKRFGVPDYCIRAERGSIFSLGRHEEALSLSDFAAEAFVLGENLVSFAWVVGTHAKLGQTYITTLADVEVDMQTGESQVLFLATCHDAGKVINPLNVQGQLVGGAVMGQGYALTEELQVRQGAVINKTLAEYPIPTALDIARRTRAISIESPYPTGPYGAKGVGEHSMYTVAPAILNAICDAAGVHLDTFPATPERVWRALKEKEAAHG, encoded by the coding sequence ATGGACTATATCGGTAAGCAGGTATGCCGAAAGGACGCCTGCCTTCATGTGACTGGTAAAACTGAATTCGGCGCGGATCGGCGGCTGCCCGGCATGCTGGTCTGCCGCGCATTCCGCAGCGATCAAATTCACGCCCGGCTGCTGTCTCTGGACGTATCGGCGGCCCGCCTGATGCCCGGGGTGGCATGTGTGATTACGGCAGAGGATATTCCCGGCGTCAATCTGCACGGCCTGCACAAGCTGGACCAGCCTGTGCTAATTCCCGTGGGCGGCATCCTGCGCATGCAGGGGGAACCGCTGGCGGTTGTTGCAGCCGAGGAGATGTCTACGGTCGAGGCTGCTATCGCACTGATTCACGCCGCCTACGAGCCTCTCCCCATCCTCTCCGACCCTGAGCTAGCGGCGCAGCCGGGGGCGCCCCGGATACATCCCGAGCAGTTTGCAAAGGAGTACGAATACCACTGCGGCAACGTGGCGGCCGGCTTTGCCCAGGCCGATGTGGTGGTGGAGCATACCCAGCATGTGCCCCGTCAGGAGCACGCCTATCTTGAGCCGGAGGCCGGGATCTCATACTACGACTACGACGGGATTCTCACCTCATACTCCCCCTCCCAGGAGCCCTTTAACATCCGCCACCAAATCGCCCGTACGCTGGGGCTCCCGGTCCATAAGGTGCGGGCCATTGTCCCTCCCCTGGGTGGTTCCTTCGGCGGAAAGCAGAACATGACCGTTCACCTCCACTCCGCCCTCGTCACCTTTTTGACGGGTCGCCCGGCCCAAATGATCTGGACACGGGAAGAGTCGATGGTTCTGAGCACCAAGCGCCACCCCGGCGTCTTCCACTATAGGCTTGGGGCAAAGCGCTCAGGTGAGCTGGTGGCGCTCCAGGCGGATTTCCTCCTGGACGCAGGCGCCTATACGGAGCACTCTCCCGGCGTGACGACCGCCGCGGGGATTGCCGCCGCCGGGCCGTACAGAGTGCCCAATGCGCAGGTGACGGGCCGCAGTGTGTATACCAACAACCCCATTTCAGGCGCTTTCCGGGGTTATGGCGGCCCCCAGGCCAACGCGGCGCTGGAGCGGGCCATGCATGTTCTGGCGGACAGGCTGGGGATGGATCCCATCGCGCTGCGCAGGGTAAACGCCCTGCGGCAGGGAGATCCCGTGGCCAACGATTGGATGGTTACCGACAGCCCGGTTACGCTGGAGGAGACTATGAACCGGGTGTTGGAGGCCGCCGGCCCGATGCCCCCGCCCACGCGGCCCGGCAGGCGGGTGGGCCGGGGCATCGCCTGCGGCATTCCTCAGTTCGACGTTTCCGCCAAGCCGTATAACAGCCTGACAGGGGCGGGGGCCGAGGTGGAGCTGCTCTTCGACGGCACCTTTCAAGTCCGCACCGGCATCGTAGAGATGGGCACCGGCATACGCACCGCACTGGCCCAGATTGTGGCCCAGGAGATGGATGTGCCCCTGGAGCAGATCGACGTGGTGCTGGGCGATACCGCGCTTGTCCCCAAGGCGGGGCCCACCGTGGCCTCCAGGGCCATGTACTGCGCCGGAAACGCCGTGTTGCAGGCCGTCACCGATCTGCGGGGCCGCCTGTTCCGTCGGGCGGGAAAGCGGTTCGGCGTACCTGATTACTGCATTCGCGCGGAGCGGGGGAGTATCTTTTCCCTTGGCAGGCACGAGGAGGCTCTGTCCCTGTCCGACTTTGCAGCCGAGGCCTTCGTACTGGGAGAAAATTTGGTTTCCTTCGCCTGGGTTGTAGGCACGCACGCCAAGCTGGGGCAGACCTATATCACGACGCTGGCCGATGTGGAGGTGGATATGCAGACCGGGGAGAGCCAGGTGCTCTTTCTCGCCACCTGCCATGACGCGGGGAAGGTAATCAACCCCCTGAATGTACAAGGCCAGCTTGTAGGTGGGGCAGTCATGGGCCAGGGATATGCACTGACGGAGGAATTGCAGGTGCGCCAAGGTGCCGTTATAAACAAGACGCTGGCCGAATACCCCATCCCAACCGCGCTGGATATTGCCCGGCGCACGCGGGCCATTTCTATCGAAAGCCCCTACCCCACCGGCCCTTATGGAGCCAAGGGGGTGGGTGAGCACTCCATGTATACTGTGGCTCCCGCTATCCTCAACGCCATATGCGACGCAGCCGGTGTTCATTTGGATACGTTTCCCGCCACGCCGGAGCGGGTCTGGCGCGCGCTGAAGGAAAAGGAGGCGGCACATGGCTGA
- a CDS encoding (2Fe-2S)-binding protein codes for METLRMNLNGEDVEFQIRGSETMLSVLRERCGLMGTKEGCGAGDCGACTILVDDMPVNSCIMPAMKAEGRHILTVEGLGRDGAPDPIQEAMVRHGAVQCGFCASGMVMSIKGLLLRNPSPSRAEIQHALSGNLCRCGGYEFIIDAVESLIH; via the coding sequence TTGGAAACCTTGAGGATGAACCTGAACGGCGAGGATGTGGAGTTTCAAATCCGCGGCTCTGAGACCATGCTTTCGGTGCTGCGGGAGCGCTGCGGCCTGATGGGCACCAAGGAGGGCTGCGGAGCCGGAGACTGCGGCGCCTGCACCATCCTGGTGGACGATATGCCGGTCAATTCGTGTATTATGCCCGCTATGAAGGCGGAAGGTCGGCATATTCTCACCGTGGAGGGCCTGGGCAGGGACGGGGCTCCCGATCCAATCCAGGAGGCCATGGTACGCCACGGGGCAGTCCAGTGCGGGTTCTGCGCCTCCGGCATGGTTATGAGCATCAAGGGCCTTCTGCTTCGCAATCCCAGCCCCTCCAGGGCGGAAATCCAGCACGCGCTCTCGGGCAACCTGTGCCGCTGCGGCGGCTATGAATTTATTATTGACGCCGTGGAATCACTGATTCACTAG
- a CDS encoding cyclase, producing the protein MKIIDLSMSTNGDPSPLMNCKFRHISHIEGAMEDERCYGIHPEDWPNPGMSFADDFIEMTTHTGTHMDSPYHMTPVSEGRLAKTIDEWPLEYCYGDAVVVDISDLPDGGLLDVDGLKARLDKIGYTLKPGDIFLTRTGNDKLWGTPEYLTHGGHLTREALRWVLDQGIKTVGTDSWSFDRAYEWWSKDYKEHNRDPKYLWPCHLLCIDKEYAHIEKLANLETVPPFGWKLFAFPIKFFKGTAGFVRAVAFLDDK; encoded by the coding sequence ATGAAAATCATCGATCTGTCCATGTCCACCAACGGCGATCCCTCCCCTCTGATGAACTGCAAATTTAGGCATATCAGCCATATCGAGGGAGCCATGGAGGATGAGCGCTGCTACGGTATTCACCCTGAGGACTGGCCCAACCCCGGCATGAGCTTTGCCGACGACTTCATCGAGATGACGACCCACACTGGCACCCATATGGATTCACCCTACCATATGACCCCCGTCAGTGAGGGCCGCCTGGCCAAGACCATTGACGAGTGGCCGCTGGAGTACTGCTACGGCGATGCGGTCGTGGTGGATATATCCGACCTGCCGGACGGAGGTCTGCTGGATGTGGACGGGCTGAAAGCTAGGTTGGATAAGATCGGCTATACCCTGAAGCCCGGTGATATTTTCCTGACCCGTACCGGAAACGACAAGCTGTGGGGTACGCCGGAGTATCTCACGCACGGCGGGCATTTGACCAGGGAGGCTCTGCGCTGGGTGCTGGATCAGGGGATCAAGACGGTGGGTACCGACTCCTGGAGTTTTGACCGGGCCTACGAGTGGTGGTCCAAAGACTATAAGGAGCACAACCGGGATCCCAAATATCTCTGGCCCTGTCATCTGCTTTGTATCGACAAGGAGTACGCCCATATCGAGAAGCTGGCAAACCTGGAAACCGTCCCCCCTTTTGGATGGAAGCTGTTTGCTTTCCCTATCAAGTTTTTCAAGGGCACGGCCGGCTTTGTCCGTGCCGTGGCGTTCCTGGATGACAAATAA
- a CDS encoding molybdopterin dehydrogenase → MWQQVVFPSSPEEAAAILSSSGGRARVLGGGTDLIPLHRDGRASEPILVDVTRIPGFCCIRQEGESLVLGGAVTHAQAAQSPLLRRSAAVLSAACAAVGSPQIRNVATLSGNIVNAQPAADGALALIALDAQAEIRSAQGCRCVPVADLYEGVGRSRVDSIRELICAIRIRALRTDRQEASAVERLSMRRALALPMVNVAVSLSVDNGRFSWIRSAVGPVAQTPFRPYALERQAAGAPVTDRTIAAFAHQVSLEVHPRDSALRGSAEYRSAMVEVLLRRAITRAAKTALQGGESLGNLEDEPERRGCGVSNPRL, encoded by the coding sequence GTGTGGCAACAAGTAGTGTTTCCTTCCTCTCCGGAAGAGGCGGCGGCAATACTCAGCAGCAGCGGCGGTCGCGCCAGAGTGCTGGGCGGGGGTACGGACTTAATCCCCCTGCACCGGGACGGCAGAGCCTCTGAACCCATTTTGGTGGACGTGACACGTATACCGGGCTTTTGCTGCATTCGACAGGAAGGGGAGTCGCTTGTTCTGGGGGGCGCCGTCACCCATGCCCAGGCCGCACAATCCCCTCTTTTGCGCCGGTCCGCCGCCGTCCTGAGCGCGGCCTGCGCCGCGGTGGGCTCACCCCAGATTCGGAATGTGGCCACCCTTTCCGGCAATATCGTCAACGCACAGCCGGCCGCCGACGGTGCACTGGCGCTCATTGCCCTGGATGCGCAGGCCGAAATACGCTCCGCCCAGGGGTGCCGATGCGTCCCGGTGGCCGACCTCTACGAGGGGGTGGGGCGCTCCAGGGTAGACAGCATCCGGGAACTGATTTGCGCCATCCGCATCCGAGCGCTGCGCACCGACCGGCAGGAAGCCTCAGCGGTGGAACGGCTCTCCATGCGCCGTGCTCTGGCCCTGCCCATGGTCAATGTCGCCGTCAGTCTGTCGGTTGACAACGGACGTTTTTCCTGGATACGCTCCGCCGTTGGTCCTGTGGCACAAACCCCCTTCCGCCCCTATGCACTGGAGCGGCAGGCGGCGGGGGCGCCTGTAACGGACAGGACCATTGCCGCATTTGCGCATCAGGTCTCCCTGGAGGTTCACCCCAGGGACAGTGCGTTGCGCGGCAGTGCGGAATACCGAAGCGCCATGGTGGAAGTGCTGCTTCGCCGGGCCATAACCCGGGCGGCGAAGACGGCGCTACAAGGAGGTGAATCGCTTGGAAACCTTGAGGATGAACCTGAACGGCGAGGATGTGGAGTTTCAAATCCGCGGCTCTGA
- a CDS encoding prevent-host-death protein produces MPRIIPIRDLKNTTEISALCAAEQEPIFVTKNGYGDMVVMSMEVYEKTMLMQDVYTKLAAAEVQLAEGKTKDAGDALRELRARHGI; encoded by the coding sequence ATGCCACGTATTATTCCGATCCGTGATCTCAAAAACACCACGGAAATTTCCGCCCTGTGCGCCGCGGAGCAGGAGCCGATTTTCGTTACCAAAAACGGTTACGGCGACATGGTGGTTATGAGCATGGAGGTCTATGAGAAAACCATGCTTATGCAGGATGTCTATACAAAGCTGGCCGCAGCTGAAGTCCAGCTTGCCGAGGGCAAAACCAAAGACGCCGGAGATGCGCTCAGGGAGCTGAGGGCGCGGCATGGCATATAG
- a CDS encoding 5-carboxyvanillate decarboxylase: MAERRIDLQAHFMPQSYIRALLDRPGPPTIRREGGAYRFQYGPDSSYLITRASLDIAELLEQMDHNGIELEVLSINLPGAELLDEAGGIALARAVNDEFASIIKSYPGRFSALATLCYRNVDQALCEMERCHKLGFAGAMLFSNVMGLYLDDKRLWPLYERAQRLDIPLYLHPTTPLIAPHVRDYGLEGMLGYVYDTSLAALRLILSGVFDAYPRLKLVVPHAGGVLPWLAARIDHQSRLIPGAARHISALPSQYIARLYLDTVCLSADNLRFALQMVGPEHLLFATDYPFVPMEATIDTIDRLHLPPEQRKLLFSGNAEQLFHL, translated from the coding sequence ATGGCTGAACGCCGCATTGATCTCCAAGCACACTTTATGCCTCAGAGCTATATCCGCGCACTGCTGGACCGCCCCGGACCGCCCACGATACGCAGGGAGGGCGGAGCCTACCGCTTCCAGTACGGGCCCGACTCCTCCTATCTGATTACCAGGGCAAGCCTCGATATTGCCGAACTGCTGGAACAAATGGATCACAACGGCATCGAGCTGGAGGTGTTGAGTATCAACCTGCCCGGCGCCGAGCTGCTGGATGAAGCCGGGGGAATCGCTCTGGCCAGGGCGGTCAACGACGAGTTTGCCTCCATTATAAAAAGCTACCCGGGCCGATTCTCCGCGCTCGCCACACTGTGCTACCGCAACGTGGACCAGGCGCTATGTGAAATGGAGCGCTGTCATAAACTTGGCTTTGCAGGTGCCATGCTCTTCTCCAATGTGATGGGGCTCTACCTGGACGACAAGCGCCTCTGGCCGCTGTATGAACGGGCGCAGCGGCTGGACATCCCCCTCTATCTCCACCCCACCACGCCCCTTATCGCCCCCCATGTGCGGGACTACGGGCTGGAGGGTATGTTGGGGTATGTTTACGATACCTCGCTTGCCGCCCTACGCCTCATCCTGTCCGGTGTGTTTGACGCTTACCCCCGGCTGAAGCTCGTCGTCCCCCACGCGGGCGGCGTGCTGCCCTGGCTGGCCGCTAGAATTGATCATCAGAGCCGGCTCATTCCCGGGGCTGCCCGGCATATCAGCGCCCTGCCCTCACAGTATATCGCCCGGCTCTATCTGGATACTGTATGTTTGAGCGCCGACAACTTGCGCTTCGCGCTTCAAATGGTGGGTCCGGAACACCTGCTCTTTGCAACCGATTACCCCTTTGTACCTATGGAAGCTACGATAGATACCATCGATCGTCTGCATCTTCCGCCTGAACAGAGAAAACTGCTGTTCTCCGGCAATGCGGAGCAGTTGTTCCACCTTTAG
- a CDS encoding pantothenate permease: MSGITIAMWCIMVGLAALFLCIAVYSSKSTKKNMASHYIADGGVSPFVATMSMGATLMSAFVLVGLSGFFYTHGVGSWVYVGWSNSAMFLLTIVFGYRIWILGRKNGYVTPLQFLSDRYQTRWAGIIAGIITVIFMVPYMALQLVGVGKLISVLTDGQISYYAVIVIVAFLGLILTQVGGMRTVARTDAIQGVFMFTIGLVICFIILGKEFDFSLAKLFARVEAVDPEVLSIPGPNGFYTWGRLFSITVAAFFMPLSQMQISSRYLTVRDKKSFRMMMVGTAIIPIIAIPAAMMIGLGAKAVFPALASGDDAFMSMLLAYIPLPLIICAVLAVFAASLSTLDSMVLSLGSVIGKDLLPGGMEEKKALKFSQAGMIVLLVITTVFSFNPPQLIVTLSLASYTATLQFVPAVIGAYFWKRATKQGAIASMIVGIVSYCILNYGPYKIAFGSFDQCLWGFLFGCITLVVVSLLTRPHPERFHELMGYVDKVYPYNEEGAALEAEAERAYHSRTPDTE; the protein is encoded by the coding sequence ATGAGCGGCATTACCATCGCCATGTGGTGCATCATGGTTGGCCTGGCGGCCCTGTTCCTGTGCATTGCAGTGTACTCCTCCAAGTCCACTAAGAAAAATATGGCCAGCCATTATATCGCGGACGGCGGCGTGTCCCCCTTCGTGGCCACCATGAGTATGGGCGCCACGCTGATGAGCGCCTTTGTCTTGGTGGGCCTGTCCGGATTCTTCTACACCCACGGCGTGGGCAGTTGGGTGTACGTGGGCTGGAGCAACTCCGCCATGTTCCTGCTTACCATCGTCTTCGGCTACCGCATCTGGATCCTGGGCCGGAAAAACGGCTACGTCACGCCGCTGCAGTTCCTCAGTGACCGCTACCAAACCAGGTGGGCCGGAATCATAGCGGGTATCATCACCGTTATCTTTATGGTGCCCTATATGGCCCTGCAGCTGGTCGGCGTCGGGAAGCTGATTTCCGTACTCACGGACGGGCAGATCTCTTATTACGCCGTCATCGTCATCGTTGCGTTTCTGGGGCTGATCCTCACCCAGGTGGGAGGTATGCGCACCGTGGCCCGTACGGACGCCATCCAGGGCGTATTCATGTTCACCATTGGCCTTGTGATCTGCTTTATTATTCTGGGCAAGGAGTTCGACTTCTCGCTGGCCAAGCTGTTTGCGCGGGTTGAGGCCGTAGATCCGGAGGTGCTGTCCATCCCGGGCCCCAACGGCTTTTACACCTGGGGACGGCTGTTTAGCATCACGGTGGCCGCCTTCTTTATGCCGCTGAGCCAGATGCAGATCTCCTCCCGCTACCTCACCGTGCGGGACAAAAAGTCCTTCCGCATGATGATGGTGGGCACCGCAATCATTCCCATCATCGCCATTCCTGCGGCCATGATGATCGGCCTGGGCGCCAAGGCGGTCTTCCCGGCCCTGGCCAGTGGGGACGACGCCTTTATGAGTATGCTGCTGGCCTATATCCCCCTGCCCCTCATTATCTGTGCCGTGTTGGCCGTGTTTGCCGCCAGCCTCTCTACGCTGGACTCCATGGTTCTCTCTCTCGGATCGGTCATCGGCAAGGATCTTCTGCCCGGAGGGATGGAGGAAAAAAAGGCGCTGAAGTTCAGCCAAGCCGGCATGATCGTCCTGCTGGTCATCACCACAGTTTTCAGCTTCAATCCCCCACAGCTTATCGTCACCCTGTCCCTGGCCTCCTATACGGCCACGCTACAGTTCGTCCCTGCCGTCATTGGGGCCTATTTCTGGAAGCGCGCCACTAAGCAGGGCGCCATTGCAAGTATGATAGTCGGTATCGTGTCCTACTGTATCCTCAACTATGGCCCCTATAAAATCGCCTTCGGCTCCTTCGACCAGTGCCTCTGGGGCTTCCTCTTCGGATGTATCACCCTGGTGGTGGTCAGCCTGCTGACCAGGCCCCATCCGGAGCGCTTCCATGAGCTTATGGGTTACGTGGACAAGGTATACCCTTACAACGAGGAGGGCGCGGCATTGGAGGCGGAGGCTGAGCGCGCCTACCACTCCCGCACTCCGGACACAGAGTAG
- a CDS encoding reactive intermediate/imine deaminase, whose protein sequence is MERIVSTPEVGGTDGTWAQAVRCGGLLFLSGQIGCDSLGNAAGPDFASQARRALDNLMSMLHTGGAKPERLASITVFVTDMANRPQFAQIRREYFSDNPPASTIVEVNALCSPELLIEINGVAVLD, encoded by the coding sequence ATGGAGCGAATCGTATCCACCCCGGAGGTAGGGGGCACCGACGGCACCTGGGCGCAGGCTGTGCGCTGCGGCGGACTTCTCTTTCTCTCAGGCCAGATCGGCTGCGATAGCCTGGGTAACGCCGCAGGCCCGGATTTTGCATCTCAAGCCCGGCGGGCGCTTGATAATTTGATGTCCATGCTGCACACCGGCGGGGCGAAACCCGAACGCCTGGCCAGCATCACCGTCTTCGTCACCGACATGGCCAACCGCCCGCAGTTTGCCCAGATACGCCGGGAATATTTCTCTGATAATCCCCCCGCCAGCACCATCGTGGAGGTAAACGCGCTTTGCAGCCCGGAGCTTCTTATCGAAATCAACGGCGTGGCGGTGCTGGATTGA